In Aquificaceae bacterium, the DNA window ACTGGCCCTTTGGTGAAACGCTCACCCCTACGAGAAAGACCAGAAGCATCTCTGCATAGAGCAGAAGAACTATAGGAAAGGAGATTAAGCCTTCAACCCTGTAATGGGAGTCCTTTTTCAGAGCCTTCTCCCATGGAACTGCGGTAAGCACAAAGACATAGAATACAGTCACCGCAACGGCGTATATGAGAAGCTGAAGGGCACCCACAAGCTCAGCGCCTGCCACAAAGAATATGCCTGCCACTGCCACGAGGACGGAAAGCAAGGACAGTATCACATATATGGGGTTGGGCAGAAGCACCACACCCAGTGCAGAAACCACCGCAAGCGCAGAAAACAGGAGAAAAACCAGCCACTGTATCACCCTTCCACCTCCGGAAGTTTAAGGTCATTCTCATACCAGAGCCTCTGTCTCTGGTGGTCATCTATCCATATTCTGTCAGGCTCCTCCTCTCTTCTCCTCTGCCAGTCTCTGCCTATCCTTTCCAGCACATGGAGGTCAAGGACGGAATCTTTCCTTGTATAGCTGGCGGTTTCGTGTATATCGCTCTGGAAGAGGCAGTCCACTGGGCAGGCATCCACGCAGAAACCACAGAAGGTGCAGAGCATCATGTTCATATCAAAGACAGCAACCCTTCTTCTGCCGTCAGGCAGTTTTTCACCCTCTATCTCGAAGAGCTGGGGTACGGGGCAGGCTCTTTTGCAGAGCATACAGACAACGCACCTGCTCCTTCCAGGCTCCACCTTTATCTTAAACCTTTCTACCCACTCATCAAAGGCAGGCTGAGGCTCCTTTCCATCCACCACCTTGTGTCCAAAAAAACCTCTGAATCGTTTCGGAGGTGTGAGCTTTTCGTAGGGGTAGTGGGTGGTGATAGTCCTTCTAAAGGCTTGCCTTATGGTAATGGAAAGCCCTCTTATAAAGTCCAGAAAGAGGATTCTCTCAAGCCAGCTAAGTGGTCTTTCAAAAACTCTCTTAACCATGGTTTACCTCCATATAAGTGGTGCTATCACCGCTGTCAGCACAAGGTTAACAAAGGTAAGGGGAAGCATCACCTTCCATGCGGTGGTGGTTATCTGGTCAATCCTGTATCTGGGTAGGGTCCAATGAAGCCAGAGGACGAACAGAAACAGAAGGCTCACCTTGAGGATGAACCATACGAAAGGAGATAGAGGCCCAAGGAAGAAAAGGGGGTCAACAAAGCCCAGGAAGGGTATGTTTATGGGAGACCAGCCACCCATGAAGAGCACCACCGCAATGGCAGAAAGGGAGAGCACCTCAATATACCATTCCACCAGTGGAAAAAGACCAAACTTCATCCCCCCGTATTCCACCGTAAAGCCCGTCACCAGCTCTGCCTCCGCCTCCTGAATGTCAAAGGGAACCCTACCAGTCTCTGCCAGCATAGCAAACATGTAAACCACAAAGGCAAGGGGCTGAAGCCACATATACCAGAGCTTCTGCTCAATCTGCTTCTGCACTATGTCGTAGGTGGAGAGAGTGCCTGCAAGGATTATGGGACCCATCACCGCAAAGGTTATGACCACCTCGTAGGATACCACAATACCCGCCTTTCTCATGGAGCCTATGAGGGCATACTTGGAGTTGGAAGCCCATCCCGCAAGGGCTATGGCAAAAACTGCCATGGAGCCAAGGGCAAAGACCAGAAGAAGCCCTATGTTCACATCCGTCAGAATGGGCTTCACCTTTACTCCAAATACCTCAAACTCAGGACCGAAGGGCACCACAGCAAAGACGAGGGTAGCAGGCACAAGGGCCATCACAAGGGCAAGGTTGTATAAAAAGCGGTTTCCGTATCTGGGAAAGAGGTCTTCCTTTGTGAGTAGTTTGAGCCCGTCCGCCAGAGGCTGCAAAAGCCCATGCCAGCCCACCACCATGGGTCCAGGTCTTCTCTGTATGTGAGCAGCCACCTTCCTTTCCACCAGCGTCAGATAAGCACCAACGCCAAGAACTATGCCCAGTATGACCAGTATCTTTATGAGAGTTATGATGAGCCATGCCAGCACGCCTTCCATGTCTACCTCCAGATTCTGTTTAAATCAAGCTCTATGGTGCAGCCCTTTAGCTTAAACTCCAGTTTTTCCATGGGCTTGAAGCCCTCTGGTGTGTTTCTGTAAGCTTTCCCTTCTTTGCTTTCTGGATAAACCATGAGGTAGTAGGGCACGCCAAGCTCCTCATACTTTTCAAACTTTACAAGCTCGTCCATAAACTTGGAGTTTTCTGACACTATTTCAATGACCACCTCTGGTGTCCTTCTTATGTAATCCTGGGGCTCTTCGCACAACACCACAAGGTCAGGTCTGAAAACAGTATCCTCAGACACAACCCAGTCGAGCTCTCCAACTACAAAACAGTCACAGCTATTTTCCTCAAGAAGGTCGGCAATATACCTCAAAAGGTTTACAAAAACCTTCTGATGTGGAAACTTGGGCGAAGCCATGGCATAAGGGATGCCCTCAACGAGCTCCCAGTCTCCCTGCCACTTTGCGTAGTCCTCATAAGTGTAGTGGGGCAGATGCCTGAGCCTCATTCTCACCTCCATACTGTATTAAAGTCCAGCTCAAGCTCGCAGTTTCCTATAACAAAAAGCGGACTTTCCACCAAGACGAAGCCTTCGCCTGTGTTTCTGTAGGCTTTCCAGTTTTTTTGTTCGGGATAGACAAGAAGATAGTAAGGCACGCCGAGCTCCTCGTAAAGGTTAAACTTCACCTTTTCGTCATGTATTCTTGAGGTCTTTGATACCACTTCTACGATAAGAAGCGGTATCTCTGTGATGTATTCATCCCCCTCTTCGCAAAGGACTGCTATGTCGGGCCTTATGACCGTATCCTCTGAAACTATCCAGTCCACGTCTGAAACCACCTCACAGCCACAGGAATTTTTCTCAAGCTCTTCAGCAAGAAGCCTCTGAAGGCGAAAGACCACCCTCTGGTGAAGCCTTGAGGGTGAAGCCATGGCATAAGGGATGCCCTCAACGAGCTCCCAGTCTCCCTGCCACTTTGCGTAGTCCTCATAGGTGTAGTGAGGAATATGTTTGAGCCTCATCTGTCTATCTCTCCTACAACTGGGTCTATGCTTGCCAGAATGGTAACCGCGTCCGCTATAACTCTGTCCTTCATGAGCTTTGGATATACGCAGAGGTTATACATGGAGCCCGGTCTTATCTTTACCCTGTAGGGCTTTACGCCCCCTGTGGAGTAGATGTAAAAGCCCAGCTCACCCCTGGGGTTCTCTCCAGAAGAGTATATCTCGCCCTCTGGCACCTTTAGCCCTATGCCGTCAAGGGGTAGTTTGAGCTTTTTGGGGTCTGGGGATTCAGCAAAGAAGGGGGCGCTTCTGTTCTTTTCAAGATAGTCAAGGCACTGCTCTATGATTCTAAGGCTCTGTCTCATCTCCTCAAGCCTGACAAGATACCTGTCATATACATCGCCGCTATCTCCCACAGGTACATCAAACTCCACCCATGGGTAGGCGTCGTAGGGCTCAAACTTTCTCAGGTCGTAGGGCACTCCAGAACCTCTGGCAACTGGGCCCGTCAGTCCGTAAAAGTAAACATCCTCCCTGCTTATTACACCAACACCCACATTTCTCCTCAGCCATATCCTGTTTCTGCTCAGGATGGTTTCCCACTCTTTTAACTCTTTTGGAAACCTCTTTACAAAGGCCCTTATAACCTCAAGAGCACCCTCTGGAAGGTCCATCCGGACACCCCCAACCCTTGTGTAGGATATGGTGAGCCTTGCACCCGTTATGCCCTCTATAATGTCCATGAGTTTTTCTCTTTCCTTGAAGGCATATAGAAAGATGGTTAGGGCTCCCAGGTCAAGGGCGTAGGTGCCAAGCCAGAGAAGATGGGAGTTTATCCTCTGCAGCTCTGACATCATAGTCCTTATATACTTTGCCTTTTCTGGCACCAAGTCTTCTATTCCAAGAAGCCTCTCCACCGCCACTACCCATGCCTGATTACTGCAGAGGGCTGACAAGTAGTCCATCCTGTCCGTGTATACCAGAAACTGGTTATACATCTCGTTCTCCGCCAGCTTTTCCACCCCCCTGTGGAGCTGACCCAGTATCACATCACACTGGTAGACCCTTTCTCCCTCAAGGTCAAAGAGAAACCACATGGTGCCGTGAGTGCCGGGGTGCAGTGGTCCCCAGTTAAGCACTATCTGAGCCTTCTTCTGAAGCTTCCTTTTTTCCGTTATTTCCAGGTCCTCAAGGGTTGGCACCGGCGTGTGCATTTTGTCATAGTTCATGAGCCCCTGAAGGTTGTCGCCCCAGAGCACTTCGTTAAGAGATGGCAGGTATTCGGTGGCGTAACCCTCAAGGGGAAAGTCTTTTCTGAGAGGAAAGTGCTGGTAAGTTTCCCACATAAAAGCTCGCACCAGATTTTCGTGCCCCTCATACCGAATTCCGAACATATCGTAGCATTCTCTCTCCGCCCACTTACCTGCGAACCAGAGCTTTTCTATGGTAGGGAGCTCTCCATCAGTCCATGTTTTTACAACCACCCTCTTTCTCTCGTCCACGTTGTAAAGGATGTAGAAGGCCTGAAAGCGGGGCTTTTTGTCGGGGAAGTCCACCACGGAGTGATCAAGAAATAGCTTAAAGCCCTTCTCTTCTTTGAGGACCTTTAAAAGTTCTATAAGCCTTGCCTTTGGAGTATGAAGGGCGGTCAGCGTTGGCTTTTCCTCAATCTCGAGCCCTTCAAACCTCTCTTTCAGCTGAATAAATTCTTCTCCTTTTGCCCAGGGCATTTCACACTCCTTTAGAGACTTTCCTCTTCAAACTGCCAGTCAAGGGCATCCTTCCTCCACGCATAAAGGAGCCCGTAGGTAAGGATAAGTATAAAAAGGAACATCTCTACAAAGCCAAAGACGCCCAGATACCTGTATACTACCGTCCAGGGAAAAAGAAAGGCCGCCTCAATGTCAAAGAGCAGGAGCAAAAGACCAAGAAGATAGTAACCCTGATGGAAGGTGGATTGAGCAGATTTGTCGTAGAGTGGAACTCCACATTCGTAGGGGTAGTCCTGCATGGCTTCAGAGGTTTTTGGACCGAGTATGTAATTTACAAAGACAAACACAAGGGCTATGCTGAGCATTATTCCAAAGAATATGAGAAGCGCCATGTATTCCATAGCTTCACCTCATGAAAAGGTTTTCTGCAGAACTGCTAACAAAGCT includes these proteins:
- a CDS encoding NADH-quinone oxidoreductase subunit J; translation: MIQWLVFLLFSALAVVSALGVVLLPNPIYVILSLLSVLVAVAGIFFVAGAELVGALQLLIYAVAVTVFYVFVLTAVPWEKALKKDSHYRVEGLISFPIVLLLYAEMLLVFLVGVSVSPKGQFREFIKQLGNVEVIGGILFSKYFLAFELVSLVLLIGMIGAVIIGRKEAQTYEDHTP
- a CDS encoding NADH-quinone oxidoreductase subunit I, whose translation is MVKRVFERPLSWLERILFLDFIRGLSITIRQAFRRTITTHYPYEKLTPPKRFRGFFGHKVVDGKEPQPAFDEWVERFKIKVEPGRSRCVVCMLCKRACPVPQLFEIEGEKLPDGRRRVAVFDMNMMLCTFCGFCVDACPVDCLFQSDIHETASYTRKDSVLDLHVLERIGRDWQRRREEEPDRIWIDDHQRQRLWYENDLKLPEVEG
- the nuoH gene encoding NADH-quinone oxidoreductase subunit NuoH; its protein translation is MEGVLAWLIITLIKILVILGIVLGVGAYLTLVERKVAAHIQRRPGPMVVGWHGLLQPLADGLKLLTKEDLFPRYGNRFLYNLALVMALVPATLVFAVVPFGPEFEVFGVKVKPILTDVNIGLLLVFALGSMAVFAIALAGWASNSKYALIGSMRKAGIVVSYEVVITFAVMGPIILAGTLSTYDIVQKQIEQKLWYMWLQPLAFVVYMFAMLAETGRVPFDIQEAEAELVTGFTVEYGGMKFGLFPLVEWYIEVLSLSAIAVVLFMGGWSPINIPFLGFVDPLFFLGPLSPFVWFILKVSLLFLFVLWLHWTLPRYRIDQITTTAWKVMLPLTFVNLVLTAVIAPLIWR
- a CDS encoding Uma2 family endonuclease, which translates into the protein MRLRHLPHYTYEDYAKWQGDWELVEGIPYAMASPKFPHQKVFVNLLRYIADLLEENSCDCFVVGELDWVVSEDTVFRPDLVVLCEEPQDYIRRTPEVVIEIVSENSKFMDELVKFEKYEELGVPYYLMVYPESKEGKAYRNTPEGFKPMEKLEFKLKGCTIELDLNRIWR
- a CDS encoding Uma2 family endonuclease; the encoded protein is MRLKHIPHYTYEDYAKWQGDWELVEGIPYAMASPSRLHQRVVFRLQRLLAEELEKNSCGCEVVSDVDWIVSEDTVIRPDIAVLCEEGDEYITEIPLLIVEVVSKTSRIHDEKVKFNLYEELGVPYYLLVYPEQKNWKAYRNTGEGFVLVESPLFVIGNCELELDFNTVWR
- a CDS encoding NADH-quinone oxidoreductase subunit D, producing the protein MPWAKGEEFIQLKERFEGLEIEEKPTLTALHTPKARLIELLKVLKEEKGFKLFLDHSVVDFPDKKPRFQAFYILYNVDERKRVVVKTWTDGELPTIEKLWFAGKWAERECYDMFGIRYEGHENLVRAFMWETYQHFPLRKDFPLEGYATEYLPSLNEVLWGDNLQGLMNYDKMHTPVPTLEDLEITEKRKLQKKAQIVLNWGPLHPGTHGTMWFLFDLEGERVYQCDVILGQLHRGVEKLAENEMYNQFLVYTDRMDYLSALCSNQAWVVAVERLLGIEDLVPEKAKYIRTMMSELQRINSHLLWLGTYALDLGALTIFLYAFKEREKLMDIIEGITGARLTISYTRVGGVRMDLPEGALEVIRAFVKRFPKELKEWETILSRNRIWLRRNVGVGVISREDVYFYGLTGPVARGSGVPYDLRKFEPYDAYPWVEFDVPVGDSGDVYDRYLVRLEEMRQSLRIIEQCLDYLEKNRSAPFFAESPDPKKLKLPLDGIGLKVPEGEIYSSGENPRGELGFYIYSTGGVKPYRVKIRPGSMYNLCVYPKLMKDRVIADAVTILASIDPVVGEIDR
- a CDS encoding NADH-quinone oxidoreductase subunit A; the encoded protein is MEYMALLIFFGIMLSIALVFVFVNYILGPKTSEAMQDYPYECGVPLYDKSAQSTFHQGYYLLGLLLLLFDIEAAFLFPWTVVYRYLGVFGFVEMFLFILILTYGLLYAWRKDALDWQFEEESL